One part of the Pecten maximus chromosome 1, xPecMax1.1, whole genome shotgun sequence genome encodes these proteins:
- the LOC117340038 gene encoding uncharacterized protein LOC117340038: MSRSQWKHVQVLAEQFWRQWRKEFLPLLQARKKWNQESRNLEAVYVLMKDEQEARNDWSLNFNNCHPSIKFTMEEMHADKIPVLDTLIIRRDNGSLTFSVYRKPTHTDQYLKYDSHQSLEHILGVIRTLTHRANTICSTDDRLEQEIDHLKQVLRTSGYSKKNQHSSKKKTPNPSTIREHLAQGHITSPYVGGVSESIARKIRKLDVMVHTKPVNTIRSMLVAPKDKTNTLEKSGAIYHIQCADCPATYVGEIKRELSGRGP, from the coding sequence ATGTCACGTTCACAGTGGAAACATGTCCAGGTCCTGGCTGAGCAGTTTTGGAGACAATGGCGTAAGGAGTTTCTTCCTCTGTTACAAGCCAGGAAGAAGTGGAACCAGGAATCTCGCAACCTTGAGGCAGTTTATGTCCTTATGAAGGACGAACAAGAAGCGCGCAATGATTGGTCCCTTAATTTTAATAATTGCCACCCGTCTATAAAATTTACAATGGAGGAGATGCATGCTGATAAGATCCCAGTATTGGACACCCTCATTATAAGGCGGGACAATGGCAGCCTCACATTCAGTGTGTACCGTAAGCCGACACATACAGATCAGTACCTGAAGTATGACAGTCACCAGTCTCTTGAACACATACTTGGGGTTATAAGAACTCTTACTCATCGGGCGAACACTATTTGTTCTACGGATGATAGGTTAGAGCAGGAGATTGACCACCTAAAGCAGGTACTAAGAACATCCGGCTACAGCAAAAAAAATCAGCATAGCAGCAAGAAGAAGACACCAAACCCTTCTACCATCAGGGAACACCTAGCTCAAGGCCATATCACTAGTCCTTATGTGGGTGGCGTGTCTGAGTCTATAGCCAGAAAGATCCGGAAGCTGGACGTGATGGTCCACACCAAACCAGTCAACACCATCCGTAGCATGCTAGTGGCTCCTAAGGATAAGACCAATACACTAGAAAAGTCAGGAGCTATCTACCACATCCAGTGTGCAGACTGTCCAGCTACATATGTAGGCGAGATCAAGAGAGAGCTCTCCGGAAGAGGGCCATAG